A window from Rhizobium sp. BG4 encodes these proteins:
- a CDS encoding type II toxin-antitoxin system VapC family toxin, whose product MFYLDTSVIVAALVNEEASERASAFLWEAVNTTRVVVSDWTLTEFSSAIALKIRTGQLNSDYQAEIQNVFDGLVTETFELIPVERRHFLLAAKLAAQRNVNLRASDALHLAISEETRTELVTLDRRMAEAGAALEIAARLI is encoded by the coding sequence ATGTTTTATCTCGATACGTCAGTCATCGTTGCCGCACTGGTCAATGAAGAGGCAAGCGAACGGGCCAGCGCCTTTCTATGGGAGGCGGTCAATACGACCCGCGTGGTCGTCAGCGATTGGACACTGACTGAATTTTCGTCGGCCATAGCGCTGAAAATTCGCACGGGACAGCTGAACAGCGACTATCAAGCCGAGATTCAAAACGTCTTCGACGGTTTGGTCACGGAAACGTTCGAGCTCATCCCGGTCGAGCGGCGCCATTTTCTGCTCGCCGCGAAGCTTGCCGCTCAGCGAAACGTCAATCTCAGAGCCAGCGATGCCCTTCATCTGGCGATTTCCGAAGAGACGCGCACGGAACTTGTAACGCTTGACCGCCGCATGGCAGAAGCAGGCGCCGCGCTGGAGATCGCCGCGCGTCTGATCTAG
- a CDS encoding type II toxin-antitoxin system Phd/YefM family antitoxin: MAQVNLADVKTHLSELVERVEAGETVQILKRGKPVAEIVPIKKPRKPIDLQALRALRHSQPKQPVDSGTFVRDMRDSERY, from the coding sequence ATGGCTCAAGTCAATTTGGCAGACGTGAAGACGCATCTCAGCGAACTCGTCGAGCGCGTCGAGGCGGGCGAGACGGTGCAGATCTTGAAGCGCGGAAAGCCGGTCGCCGAGATCGTCCCTATCAAGAAGCCGCGCAAGCCAATCGATCTGCAGGCTCTTCGCGCGTTGCGTCACTCGCAGCCGAAACAACCCGTGGACTCCGGTACGTTCGTCCGCGACATGCGCGATAGCGAACGATACTGA
- a CDS encoding aldolase/citrate lyase family protein yields the protein MSAPSPIDGFAAKIRKGGHGGLVSAWIGIPSPLMVNHLAQEDFDSLVLDMQHGMWDLGTAAATVAQVRVAGKPALARIPVGDFSAASRLLDAGFSGIIAPMVNSKADAEALVSFTKYPPLGERSWGPSLALNHVGIPASEYLKTANDLTVTIAMVETRAALEAVDDILGVEGIDGIFVGPSDLSIALSNGAKVAPDTPEVDKELSHVIARCRAHKKFVCAFGSDGARAGEMLTLGCDLVIAAGDSTQIRNGAAREIAAARNGFKR from the coding sequence ATGAGCGCCCCATCGCCAATCGACGGCTTCGCAGCAAAGATCAGGAAGGGCGGCCATGGCGGCCTGGTCTCGGCCTGGATCGGCATTCCCTCGCCGCTGATGGTCAATCATCTGGCGCAGGAGGACTTCGACTCCCTCGTCCTCGACATGCAGCACGGCATGTGGGACCTCGGCACTGCTGCGGCCACCGTCGCCCAGGTGCGGGTTGCCGGAAAACCGGCGCTGGCGCGCATTCCGGTCGGCGACTTCTCGGCCGCCTCGCGGCTTCTCGATGCCGGTTTCTCAGGCATCATCGCGCCGATGGTCAATTCCAAGGCGGATGCCGAAGCACTCGTCAGCTTCACCAAATATCCGCCGCTCGGCGAGCGCAGCTGGGGCCCGAGCCTGGCGCTCAACCATGTTGGCATTCCGGCTTCCGAATACCTGAAGACGGCCAACGACCTGACGGTGACGATCGCCATGGTCGAGACCCGCGCGGCGCTCGAGGCTGTCGACGACATTCTCGGCGTTGAGGGCATCGACGGCATTTTCGTCGGTCCTTCGGACCTGTCGATCGCGCTCTCGAATGGAGCCAAGGTGGCGCCGGATACGCCTGAGGTCGACAAGGAGCTGTCGCATGTGATCGCCCGCTGCCGGGCGCACAAGAAGTTCGTCTGCGCTTTCGGCAGCGACGGCGCTCGCGCCGGCGAAATGTTGACGCTCGGCTGCGATCTGGTGATTGCGGCAGGCGATTCCACGCAGATCCGAAACGGAGCCGCCCGCGAGATCGCGGCAGCCCGCAACGGCTTCAAGCGCTAA
- a CDS encoding DUF1810 domain-containing protein, with product MSSDLNFDLDRFIDAQNGIYGQALSELKAGRKRSHWMWFIFPQIAGLGTSSMAERYAIRSAEEAAAYLADPILGTRLLRCVDAMLSVNDRSAHDILGSPDDLKFRSSITLFAAISDHGSPFHRAIDKYYAGEFDKRTVELLDAAN from the coding sequence ATGTCCAGTGATCTCAATTTCGATCTCGACCGCTTCATCGACGCGCAGAACGGCATCTACGGCCAGGCGCTGTCGGAGCTGAAGGCCGGCCGCAAGCGATCGCACTGGATGTGGTTCATCTTCCCGCAAATCGCGGGCCTCGGAACATCGTCGATGGCGGAGAGATACGCCATCCGTTCCGCCGAGGAAGCCGCCGCATATCTCGCCGATCCGATTCTCGGAACGCGGCTGCTTCGCTGTGTCGATGCGATGCTCTCGGTCAATGATCGCAGCGCGCACGATATCCTGGGCTCGCCCGACGACCTGAAGTTCCGGTCGTCGATCACGCTCTTTGCCGCAATCAGCGACCACGGGTCTCCCTTTCACAGGGCGATCGACAAATATTATGCGGGGGAATTCGACAAACGCACCGTCGAGCTTCTGGACGCCGCCAACTAG
- a CDS encoding TIM barrel protein: MTSLPNGRFAVSTWSLHRLLGPTYPYSPDPAKSAFRQEQYGAGGASLIELPKQLAERGIYRLELCSFHLPSLDPTYLAEFRAAMKASGVLFQTLLVEDGDPSHPETGERDIRWIAGWIEIAKALGAENMRVIAGKQKPSQESLQRALTNLTWLATQAEGSGIRVVVENWFDLLPAPEQMNWLLDGLEGKIGLNGDLGNWSAPAKYAGLADIMGRAELCHAKADYSASGLDADDYGKCLEACRAAGYAGPFTLIYDSPFFADEWDGILLQKAFIEDFLETRQRAIA, from the coding sequence ATGACGTCATTGCCGAACGGCCGCTTCGCGGTCTCCACCTGGTCGCTACACCGCCTGCTCGGGCCGACCTATCCCTACAGTCCGGATCCGGCAAAGAGTGCCTTCCGCCAAGAACAATACGGCGCTGGCGGCGCCTCGCTGATCGAGCTGCCGAAGCAGCTTGCCGAGCGCGGTATCTACCGTCTGGAGCTCTGCTCCTTCCACCTGCCGAGCCTCGATCCGACCTATCTCGCCGAGTTCCGCGCCGCGATGAAGGCATCGGGCGTCTTGTTCCAGACGCTGCTCGTCGAAGACGGCGACCCGAGCCATCCCGAAACCGGCGAGCGCGATATCCGCTGGATCGCCGGCTGGATCGAGATCGCCAAGGCGCTCGGAGCGGAGAACATGCGCGTCATCGCCGGCAAGCAGAAGCCGTCGCAAGAGAGCCTGCAGCGCGCGCTGACGAACCTGACATGGCTGGCCACGCAGGCCGAAGGCAGCGGTATCCGCGTCGTCGTCGAGAACTGGTTCGACCTGCTGCCGGCACCCGAGCAGATGAACTGGCTGCTCGATGGCCTCGAAGGCAAGATCGGCCTCAACGGCGATCTCGGCAACTGGTCGGCGCCTGCGAAATATGCCGGTCTCGCCGATATCATGGGCCGCGCCGAGCTTTGCCACGCCAAGGCCGATTACAGCGCATCGGGCCTCGATGCCGATGACTACGGCAAGTGCCTGGAAGCCTGCCGTGCCGCCGGTTATGCCGGCCCCTTCACGCTGATCTACGACTCGCCCTTCTTCGCCGACGAGTGGGACGGCATCCTTTTGCAGAAGGCCTTTATCGAGGACTTCTTGGAAACGCGCCAACGCGCAATCGCTTGA
- a CDS encoding amidase, with product MTKSYGAMSIAQLSILIQSGEADPVEVTESILSGIKSYPDQAIFISLTEDRALAEAKASAARLKQGRSLGVLDGIPIAWKDLFDIEGMATTAGSTVLAYAPPAKNDAAIVTALKQAGMIALGRTNMSEFAFSGLGINPHYGTPHNPHGKDQPRIPGGSSSGAGAAVAAGLVPVAMGTDTGGSVRIPAALNGITGYKATRGRYDMDGVFPLAKSLDSLGPLCRTVQDAVWIDAAMRGRTASEVRRRGIDSLEIVIPENIVFDGAEQGVVAAFEASVERLSRAGVKFARIAMPVFDEIIALMAKHGPLASAEAFALHRERLSGPEADGMDHRVVLRTRLGERTSMADYVAILEARAKMIAASESLIGNRLLAFPAVAHVAPPIAPLEQDDDLFIATNGKTLRNTLLGNFLDWCGVSMPCGRGDADMPVGFLLSAPANRDEALLSAALAIEPVVQEGF from the coding sequence ATGACCAAATCATATGGCGCAATGTCCATTGCGCAGCTTTCTATCCTTATTCAAAGCGGTGAAGCGGATCCCGTCGAAGTGACGGAATCGATCCTTTCAGGCATCAAATCCTATCCGGATCAGGCGATCTTCATCTCGCTGACCGAGGATCGGGCGCTTGCCGAAGCCAAGGCGTCGGCCGCGAGGCTTAAGCAGGGCCGTTCGCTCGGCGTGCTCGATGGCATTCCGATCGCCTGGAAGGATCTGTTCGACATCGAGGGCATGGCGACGACGGCAGGCTCGACGGTTCTCGCCTATGCGCCGCCGGCAAAGAACGACGCGGCAATCGTCACTGCGCTGAAGCAGGCCGGGATGATTGCACTCGGCCGCACGAACATGAGCGAGTTCGCCTTCTCCGGCCTCGGCATCAATCCGCATTACGGCACGCCGCACAATCCCCACGGCAAGGACCAGCCGCGCATACCGGGCGGTTCGTCGTCCGGCGCAGGCGCGGCCGTTGCCGCCGGTCTGGTGCCGGTGGCGATGGGTACGGATACCGGCGGCTCCGTCCGCATCCCCGCCGCGCTGAACGGCATTACCGGCTACAAGGCGACGCGCGGACGCTACGATATGGATGGCGTGTTTCCGCTGGCCAAGAGCCTGGATTCGCTGGGGCCTCTCTGCCGCACCGTTCAGGATGCCGTCTGGATCGACGCGGCAATGCGCGGGCGAACGGCCTCCGAAGTCCGCCGCCGTGGCATTGACAGCCTGGAGATCGTCATTCCCGAAAACATCGTCTTCGACGGTGCTGAACAGGGCGTGGTTGCGGCCTTCGAGGCGAGCGTCGAACGGCTTTCGCGCGCCGGCGTGAAATTCGCCAGGATCGCAATGCCGGTCTTCGACGAGATCATCGCGCTGATGGCGAAACATGGTCCGCTGGCTTCGGCGGAAGCCTTTGCGCTTCATCGCGAGCGCCTTTCCGGCCCCGAGGCCGATGGCATGGACCATCGCGTCGTGTTGCGCACCCGGCTTGGCGAGCGCACCAGCATGGCCGACTACGTGGCGATCCTGGAAGCGCGAGCCAAGATGATCGCAGCCTCGGAATCCCTGATCGGCAATCGTCTTCTGGCCTTTCCCGCCGTCGCCCACGTTGCCCCGCCGATCGCGCCGCTGGAACAGGACGACGATCTGTTCATCGCGACCAACGGCAAGACGCTTCGCAACACGTTACTCGGCAATTTCCTGGACTGGTGCGGCGTCTCTATGCCCTGTGGCCGCGGCGATGCCGATATGCCCGTCGGCTTCCTGCTCTCGGCGCCTGCAAACCGCGACGAAGCGCTGCTTTCGGCGGCGCTGGCGATCGAGCCGGTGGTGCAGGAGGGGTTCTGA
- a CDS encoding TetR/AcrR family transcriptional regulator, producing the protein MSRTSSSKKSETSNEISLGMTDEKIPPRERIVSTASELFREHGIRGIGVDAIADAALTNKMTLYRHFGSKDELICETLRRASEKAEQIWRDLETAHPGNPRAQLDAWVEGRAHCLNGEPAGCDLANAAIELKGEGHPAYGVIERHKADQRQRLVALCAAAGASEPQLLADTLTLLLEGARVTRQAMGSGGCCSHFAKAAGAAIASYC; encoded by the coding sequence ATGTCAAGGACTTCGTCCTCAAAAAAATCAGAAACTTCGAATGAAATCTCCCTGGGCATGACAGACGAAAAGATCCCCCCGCGGGAGCGTATCGTTTCGACCGCTTCGGAGCTTTTCCGCGAGCACGGTATCCGTGGCATCGGTGTCGATGCCATTGCCGATGCGGCGCTTACCAACAAGATGACCCTCTACAGGCACTTCGGCTCCAAGGACGAGCTGATCTGTGAAACCCTGCGGCGGGCATCGGAAAAGGCCGAGCAGATCTGGCGTGATCTGGAGACCGCTCATCCCGGCAATCCGCGCGCTCAGCTTGATGCCTGGGTCGAAGGCCGCGCGCACTGTCTGAACGGCGAGCCGGCCGGCTGCGATCTTGCCAATGCGGCGATCGAGCTCAAGGGCGAGGGCCATCCGGCCTATGGCGTCATAGAACGCCACAAGGCCGATCAGCGTCAGCGCCTCGTGGCACTCTGTGCTGCAGCCGGCGCCAGCGAGCCGCAGCTCCTGGCCGATACGCTCACGCTTCTTCTCGAAGGTGCGCGCGTGACGCGCCAGGCAATGGGCAGCGGCGGTTGCTGCAGCCATTTTGCCAAGGCGGCCGGTGCCGCAATCGCGTCCTACTGCTAA